The sequence GATTAATTCCAAGATTAAGTATATCACTTCCAGCATTAAACTGTTTTGAGATAGAGATAGCTGAAGAGTAAGCATTTCCAAGTCCAGTGACAGAACTACTACCTAATAAAGAAAAATTCCAATCTTCATTTCCTTTGAGATTTTCATTATTATTATATATCCAATTAAATCCTAAATTTTCAAAAAGATTATTAGTAACATCGAGAATTTGTGCATCTATTCTAATCTGTTTCATATCACTATCTAAATCTGCAATAAGAGCTTTAGAACTTTTTATGATTTCCTCTTCTCCAGAAAGTAGAAGAATATTTTTCTTAGGAAGAGATGAGATTTTTAATAAACTTCCGAAAGTTTCTAAAAGAAGCTTCTTTATATCTTCACAGTTATTATTGTAAATATGTATTGTTTCAGTTAGAATTTTTTTACCATTGACCATATTTTGATAAGAAGTATTATCTTTTTTTAATGAAGATTTTTCTTCTCTATTAAAGAACTTATTTTCCCTTTTCATAGTGATATTTATAGATTTATTCATTTCTGTTAAATCTATTAGATCAATAATAGGAAAATAGCCTTCTTTTTCAAATTTTACAATATATACAGCTGGATCTATATCATTTAGTAAAAAGTAACCATCATAAGTTGAGAATACAGGCTGAGAAAAGCTATTTATTAGAGTTATTTTCACTCTTTCAAGTCCTTTTTTTGATTCTTCAGATTCCACACGACCAGAGAAGATAAAATTATTATTTTCTCCTCTTTTACTTAAAATAAAGATTTGACCACTTTTAGAAAGTTTAAGATTATAGAGTTGAATAAATGTATTGAGTATATCTTCTAATGAGATATCAGCAGGAAAATAGGTGTTTAAAATAATATCTTTTATCTCATCACTTGGGATTATAGCTACTTTACTTTCTTGACTGATAATATTAAGAGTTTCTCCTAAAGTCATATTTTGTAAATTTAATTCATAAGTGATGTGATTTTTAAGTTTTGTATGATCAAATTGTCCATAACTATTATAACAAATAAAAAAAATTATTAAAAGTATAAGATTTTTTTTTCTCATAAAATCTCCCCTAATTTTCAAGTAGTTGTAAAAAAGGGGAGTTGTTTTTAAGAATAATCTTATATCTTAAATTATTGAGTATAACTTCCTCACCCTCATAAAAAATATTTTTACTACCATCTTTATAATTTAGTATTATATAGTTTTTTTTATTAAAGCTTAAATATTTAATATTAGATATTTTTTTATTGCTTAGTTTTGAAATTGTTATAAGTGAGTCTTGATTAATTTCTTGTTCTATTGTATTAAGTACATTAGAAGATATTTTTGTAATAATTTTTCCTCTAGGAGTAAAGGATATTTTTGTAATACTATCACTAAAAGAAATTTTTTTCTTGTTTTTTTCTAGTTCTTCAAGAAATGATAAGATATCTTTATCTTCACCTTCTATTATATAAGGTATGTAAATTTTATTGCTGTTATTTACCTTTTCAACCCTACCAATAGTGTTAATAATTAAATGATGAGAGTTAGCTTTTTCGCTTATAAATTTCTCAAGGCTACTTATATTTTTAAAACTTTTATTTTTTTCAATCTTTTCAATATTATTTTGAGAAATCTTTAGCTGTTCAAGATTTTCTAATAATTTATTGTATCTTTGGGTACTAGCTTGTTTTGTTTTTTGCTCTTTTTTAATTTTAATTTGAAGAGATTTTAAAGCTTCTACTTTTCCTTTATAATCTTTAAAAGGTAAAAATATTAAGCTATACATAATAAAACCAGCAATAAAGATAGAAATAAACAAAAGAATCTGAGCTTTATATTCATGATAATTAAAATTCTTCAAGGATATCATTTGTCACCTCTATATCTATATTAAACTCATAACTATCATTTTTGAGTTTAATATAGTCATGATTAAATTTTTTAAAAAGTTTATTTTGGAGAATACTGTTTTGAAATTTATAAATTGCATCTTCAGAGTTAGAAATACCTTGAAGATTAATAATACCATCGCCGTATTCAAAATTAGTAAGTTCTAAATTTTCATTTTGAGATATAGAAGTCAGAATTTTATGAAGTTTTATTTGATTAAAATATTTTACTTTACTATTTTTTTTGATATTTCTGATCTCTTCTTCTAATTTTAATATTTCATCTCTAATTTTTAGATTTTTTTCGTGGATTGAAGAAAAATTTTCTTGATAAGTATAAATTTTGTTGTCAATTGTTTGTCTTAGAAAATATAGTGTGAAAAATAAAATTGAAGATATAATTATAATAAGTGAGATAATGAAAGTAGAAATTTTTAAATTTTTTTTATAATTTTCTTCTAAGATATATTCGTTAGGAATAAAATTAAAATCAGTTTTTAAAGTTAGTGGATATTCTCTCCAATCTTTGACTTTTAAATTTGGAAAGTATTTAATTATTTCTTTTTGAGCTTCATAAACAAAGCTTTCACCTTTGAGATTTTCTTCTAGATACTTAGGAAAAGACAATAGTTCATCCTTTTCAAATTCACTTTCTTGAAAATTGACCAATTTATTTTCTAAAAAGTAATAGAGTCTATATTTTTCATCTTCTATTTCTACATATGTTTTTTCTATATTGTTTTTATTAAAAAGCTCTAATAAAAAGAGTGGATATATTCCTAAAAGAGTTATATTTTTTTCTTTTAAATTATCTAGAAGAGTATAAATTTTATCCTTCTCTATTGTAATAAAAAGTATCTTTTCTAAATTATTTTCTATTTTTAAGCTTAACTCTTTTTCTAAATAGTAGAGTTCATCATAATCTTCAAAGATATTTTCAAGTTTTTCTATTATTTCAAATTCTCTTTCTCTTTTATCTATATCTTTAGAAAAGATCATAGGAATGATATGGAAAAAATTACTATCTAGTATAAGAATTCCTTCCTGATAATTTTCAATCTCATCTAAAGTAAAAAAATTAATTTTCTTTTTTGTTAGAAATTTATCAATTATTTTCAATGTTAACCACGAACTCCTTTAAAGTTTCTAAATTAGGATTAAGAGGGTTTTTATTTCCTTTTTCATAAAGTAAATCTATTTTAGCTAAGAAGGAAATAAGAGTATTATCTTCAGGATTAGAGAGAGTTTTTTTCATCTCTATAGTAACTGTATTAATTGTATATGGATTAGAATAAAGATTAATTAGAATAATTTCTTTAAAGTTTACCTTACCGCTATCACTGAATTTATAACAAATTTTTCCATTAAATCTTAGCCTGTAAAGAAAATATCTATTTTTACTGTAGTTATTATCGTTATTTCCAAACCAAATTCTTGTATATTTCTCATCAATACCTATATACTCAGCTGCATTTTCGTAACTTCCAGAAGAAAGAATTTGATCTATTTTATGTAATTCATCGTAGATAAGTATCCTCAAATTGTGAAGTTCAGAGTCTATTTGTATAGTAGAAAAGTGAGAAGACAATCTTTCTCCTTTTCTAAAAATAATCTTGTAGCCAATCAAAAAATTCCAAGATAAAAAAATAGTAAGTAAGAGTGTACTAAGCAGTATAAAAGCTTTATTTTTTGAAGTTTTCATATCCTTTTAAACTCCTAACTTTTGATAGATCATTATTCAAAATTTCTATATTGATAATAATGCCAGTAGTAGTTTTTTCAAAATAACCATGAATATTGTCAGCAATAGAGTTACTATTTTCAACATAAACAATATTATTGTAATTTTTACACTCAATAACTTGTAATTTTCCAAGATAGAATCTAAATATGACAAAAAAATAAAAAATATTTTTTCCATCACTTGTTGGTAATTCTAAAAAAAGTGTATTTCCCCTATTTGTTTTTTTCTTGAAAAAATCTTCAGTTAATCCAAGTTGAATTTCTTTATTATAATTTAACACTATAGCAGCATTTTCTAGATATTCCTTACCAATGTAGTTTATTGGCGCTATTTGGCTATTATCAATACTTTTTTCTATAAGTGATAAGAGTTTTACCGTATCTTTTTCAAAAAGACTTTGATTCATGAGAGAAGTACTTAGATCGTTAGAGATTTTTAAAAGTGGAAAAATTAATGCAGAAAATATACTTAGAAGACCTAAAGTAAAGATTACTTCTAAAAGTGAAAATCCACGATTTTTTTTCATAAAAATCACCATTTATTAACTAAATTCTCGCTTTTAAAACTTTTATTATTATTAATATACATAAAGTTTATTTTTAAATACTCATATTTTTCAATTTCATCATGATAGTAAACTTTTGAGATCTCTAATTCTAATTTTGACTCCTTATCTAGCTGATAGGGAAGAAAGAAATTTTTGGTAATATTATCTTTTCCAAAAGTTTCAAAATTATATTCTTTCTTTCCAATTGAATTTTCTAAAAGTTCAAACTCTTGGACTAGTAGTTGCTTTTCAATAG comes from Fusobacterium necrogenes and encodes:
- a CDS encoding type II secretion system protein, whose product is MKKNRGFSLLEVIFTLGLLSIFSALIFPLLKISNDLSTSLMNQSLFEKDTVKLLSLIEKSIDNSQIAPINYIGKEYLENAAIVLNYNKEIQLGLTEDFFKKKTNRGNTLFLELPTSDGKNIFYFFVIFRFYLGKLQVIECKNYNNIVYVENSNSIADNIHGYFEKTTTGIIINIEILNNDLSKVRSLKGYENFKK
- a CDS encoding general secretion pathway protein GspD — translated: MRKKNLILLIIFFICYNSYGQFDHTKLKNHITYELNLQNMTLGETLNIISQESKVAIIPSDEIKDIILNTYFPADISLEDILNTFIQLYNLKLSKSGQIFILSKRGENNNFIFSGRVESEESKKGLERVKITLINSFSQPVFSTYDGYFLLNDIDPAVYIVKFEKEGYFPIIDLIDLTEMNKSINITMKRENKFFNREEKSSLKKDNTSYQNMVNGKKILTETIHIYNNNCEDIKKLLLETFGSLLKISSLPKKNILLLSGEEEIIKSSKALIADLDSDMKQIRIDAQILDVTNNLFENLGFNWIYNNNENLKGNEDWNFSLLGSSSVTGLGNAYSSAISISKQFNAGSDILNLGINLLESTQDLVVSSRPSILVLDGEEGSFKVAEEVIVGEQKEEDEDNNRVITTPIFREAGVILKVTPTIRKDGWVILKVLIEISNFKLKINKDEAEDSGTYNSEGGSKIGRSIETTIKIRDGETIFIGGLKKATVHNLNSQIPFFGTLPMIDIFFKNQNISHEISDIYIKMKVNIVNNETDSFERDEIHQRAKDIINRKIY